One Mesoaciditoga lauensis cd-1655R = DSM 25116 DNA segment encodes these proteins:
- a CDS encoding MFS transporter: MDLHNSLSHGHRIGLLQSSPSSNSSLPNIVPNDHLTKANSLYSIGIQITQMAGPALGGFLIGFLGIPFVFALNGASFIISAFTEIFINFRQKLKEKRAQKPTKFFSDLKEGLKFLYSQKTLFWFVIIFSLMNFAGAPVDIVLTKQIKNVYHLDAMEFGYIGSLFAAGMIIGGFALSLLPELKKKHNAIAFSSIVSGLLLSILGMVSYLSLLIIAFVIGICMSITNVLGPVVEQRIIPNEKRGRVFGVLSTLTTALMPISYALIGSVSSVLSNTVIFLSLGSMIVVLAFLLYAVPKIKEI; the protein is encoded by the coding sequence TTGGATCTACACAATAGCCTTTCTCATGGGCACAGGATCGGCCTTCTTCAGTCCAGCCCTTCAAGCAACTCTTCTCTTCCCAACATAGTTCCCAATGACCATTTGACAAAAGCCAACAGTCTGTACAGCATAGGAATACAAATCACTCAAATGGCCGGGCCGGCCCTTGGAGGGTTTCTCATAGGCTTTTTAGGAATACCATTCGTATTCGCACTTAACGGGGCATCATTCATAATCTCGGCTTTCACGGAAATATTCATAAACTTCAGGCAAAAACTGAAAGAGAAAAGAGCCCAAAAGCCCACAAAATTCTTTTCTGATTTGAAAGAAGGATTGAAATTCTTGTACAGCCAAAAAACGCTTTTTTGGTTTGTGATCATATTCTCTTTAATGAATTTTGCCGGTGCACCTGTCGACATAGTGCTCACAAAACAAATAAAAAATGTGTACCATCTTGATGCCATGGAATTTGGATATATCGGTAGTTTATTCGCTGCTGGCATGATAATCGGTGGTTTTGCTTTGTCGTTACTTCCAGAATTAAAGAAGAAACACAACGCCATCGCATTCTCATCCATTGTATCCGGCCTGCTTCTTTCAATATTGGGAATGGTCTCATATCTTTCTCTTTTAATCATAGCTTTTGTGATAGGTATATGTATGTCGATAACCAACGTGTTGGGCCCGGTAGTTGAACAACGTATCATTCCCAATGAAAAACGTGGAAGGGTGTTTGGAGTTCTTTCCACCTTAACAACTGCTTTGATGCCAATATCCTACGCTTTGATAGGCTCTGTTTCATCCGTGTTGTCCAACACCGTTATATTTCTGTCTCTTGGCTCAATGATCGTCGTTTTAGCATTTCTTTTGTATGCTGTGCCTAAAATAAAAGAAATTTAG
- a CDS encoding MFS transporter — MNTLQDMPTRLFNKDFILLLSGRIVSSAGNAIYYIVIMWWIVQKFSPSKSGVIMGAMFVFDILPTIIIGPFSGVLADRMSRKTLVVLSDATRGVLMLWLAYLAYTNSLNFLWIYTIAFLMGTGSAFFSPALQATLLFPT, encoded by the coding sequence ATGAATACTTTACAAGATATGCCAACGAGGCTTTTCAACAAAGATTTCATCCTTTTGCTGTCTGGAAGAATTGTTTCATCTGCGGGGAACGCTATCTACTACATAGTAATAATGTGGTGGATAGTACAGAAGTTTTCTCCATCCAAATCTGGTGTGATAATGGGAGCAATGTTCGTATTTGATATCTTACCAACGATCATCATAGGCCCATTCTCGGGTGTTCTAGCAGACAGAATGAGTAGAAAAACTCTCGTGGTTCTTTCAGATGCTACAAGGGGAGTTTTGATGCTTTGGCTTGCTTATCTTGCTTACACGAATTCGCTGAATTTTCTTTGGATCTACACAATAGCCTTTCTCATGGGCACAGGATCGGCCTTCTTCAGTCCAGCCCTTCAAGCAACTCTTCTCTTCCCAACATAG
- a CDS encoding ATP-binding cassette domain-containing protein produces the protein MEKLRWLIQNTPKTVLLRVFLSFLFFFSAEIGILVVPLIYAKILNEVEISRYFSLSQFALWGSLILLFVFIKNLSVFRNALQKFVIYKTLVENTAKHVIKQDISAISTNGTQYYIDAVLNKTSDISSLLDIESMTGIVNLFRLIVLTTLFFLLDWIIGIVSVGVIISSLLIYKYGNDYYLKNNAYFVEKSRKYLSDVEDTLNGKEEIENFRAFEYEKTRNKEITKILKEIHVKFLAKDFIHFFIELDYIRIFFELFVLTFALFRAYEGFYQIGTAIVLISYSAMFTTPIAYLNSILSNIKNSITSMDIVASLFRSSEKKTLNMPNEKIKTVEFKNVTYTNRKKEIIKDLNFSLLENEKLAIIGPSGKGKSTIVSLLLKDFKCEKGEILINSKNVKNIPTDWIYSHVGVLSQNSCLFPISVKENIKIGNSSIEDEKIIEILKLMKLEDIDVNRIVEGNGKNFSGGEISRLLLARVIASEKEFLILDEPLNGVDSLTKQQIIENLKEMLKLKTVIVISHDIELATALATKKIFV, from the coding sequence ATGGAAAAATTGAGATGGTTAATTCAAAATACACCTAAAACTGTACTTTTGAGAGTTTTTCTATCTTTTTTGTTCTTTTTTTCGGCAGAAATTGGAATACTCGTAGTTCCCCTAATTTACGCTAAAATTTTGAATGAAGTAGAGATATCTAGATATTTTTCTCTATCTCAATTTGCCCTGTGGGGAAGCTTAATTTTACTTTTTGTATTCATCAAAAATCTATCTGTATTCAGAAATGCTTTACAAAAATTCGTTATCTACAAAACGCTCGTTGAGAATACAGCAAAACACGTCATCAAACAAGATATATCTGCCATTTCAACGAATGGAACCCAATATTACATCGATGCCGTTCTTAACAAGACATCGGATATTTCTTCGCTTCTTGATATAGAAAGTATGACGGGTATCGTCAATCTGTTTAGGCTAATAGTCCTCACCACTTTGTTTTTTTTACTTGATTGGATCATAGGTATTGTTTCGGTAGGAGTGATAATTTCATCATTGCTAATTTACAAATATGGTAACGACTATTACCTTAAAAATAACGCATATTTTGTTGAAAAAAGCAGAAAGTACCTTAGCGACGTAGAGGATACTCTGAATGGAAAGGAGGAAATTGAAAATTTCAGAGCGTTTGAATACGAGAAAACGCGAAATAAAGAAATCACAAAAATCCTAAAAGAAATACACGTGAAATTTCTCGCAAAGGATTTTATACATTTTTTTATAGAACTCGATTACATACGCATATTTTTCGAATTGTTCGTTCTTACGTTTGCACTTTTTAGGGCTTACGAAGGATTCTACCAAATAGGAACGGCAATAGTTTTAATATCATACAGCGCAATGTTTACAACACCTATAGCCTACCTGAATTCAATACTTTCTAACATTAAAAATTCTATCACTTCAATGGATATAGTAGCCAGTTTATTCAGATCTTCAGAAAAGAAAACGCTTAATATGCCAAACGAAAAAATAAAAACCGTAGAATTTAAAAATGTAACTTACACAAATAGAAAAAAGGAAATAATAAAAGATTTAAACTTCTCTCTTTTAGAAAATGAAAAACTTGCCATAATTGGACCTTCAGGAAAAGGAAAAAGTACGATAGTATCCCTACTTTTAAAAGATTTTAAATGTGAAAAGGGAGAAATCTTGATAAATTCCAAAAATGTAAAAAATATTCCAACTGACTGGATTTATTCCCATGTTGGAGTTCTCTCACAAAATTCTTGTTTGTTCCCTATTTCGGTAAAAGAAAACATCAAAATCGGCAATTCGTCTATTGAAGATGAAAAAATAATAGAAATTTTGAAGCTCATGAAATTGGAAGATATAGATGTAAATCGTATAGTTGAAGGAAATGGTAAAAACTTTTCAGGAGGAGAAATATCAAGATTATTGCTTGCAAGAGTTATAGCATCTGAGAAAGAGTTTCTTATATTAGATGAACCTCTCAACGGGGTGGATAGTTTAACCAAACAACAAATCATTGAGAACCTTAAAGAAATGCTAAAACTCAAAACAGTCATCGTTATATCGCATGACATTGAGTTGGCTACAGCTTTAGCGACAAAGAAAATATTTGTTTGA
- a CDS encoding ATP-binding cassette domain-containing protein, with protein MKEFYKTFRFLWIQTPSKYKKHYAIYAFVSVIHAAVFLALPFIFKFILDDFVKGNFSTQSILLYVVLTLLGYLSIRLWSLSNIYTREEMRKILEDKLFHSSVEMEPRHFKIKNSGYWVSIFSRDIPMTAEMFSDFVYTLPEEGITLIAVLVMLLIYCPEVFALTLVCLSLITFLSVLRDKHVVPKYDKSQELLRKMNEKMNTYLKGIEDIKHNMAEKVFLTAIKSEMEKYGQNVSEYFRKDFWITYITLSINELIKIGSVGLSLFFFLNGRYTFGTAILLIQFSSIAYEKANYLFENMKWLQNFPPHIKKVETLVKSPNIIMPEVKSRSFQALKVEKIWIKYDNEWVIRDFSMNVKRGEKVVILGRSGIGKSSILKAISGQLFPEKGSIQFFPDRPTIGILSQNPYLFNRTIKENLLIANPSVNEKEMVETLNFCGLSKFIQTLPNGLNTPIGQAGKLISGGEKARLALARLMLLNPELVLIDEPLTGVDEKKKEEVLKYFHKFLRLKTCIIVTHDMKIAEIATRQIQIKEV; from the coding sequence GTGAAAGAATTCTACAAAACATTTAGATTTTTATGGATTCAAACACCATCAAAATATAAAAAACATTATGCTATTTATGCTTTTGTCTCTGTCATCCACGCGGCTGTTTTTTTAGCTTTACCTTTTATATTTAAGTTTATTTTAGATGACTTTGTAAAAGGTAATTTCTCAACTCAAAGTATTCTCTTGTACGTTGTGCTCACACTTCTAGGATATCTTTCAATTAGGCTATGGAGTCTTTCAAATATTTATACAAGAGAAGAGATGCGTAAGATATTGGAAGATAAACTCTTTCATTCATCAGTAGAAATGGAACCAAGACACTTCAAAATCAAAAATTCTGGTTATTGGGTGAGTATATTTTCAAGAGACATTCCCATGACAGCGGAGATGTTTTCAGATTTTGTGTACACACTTCCCGAAGAAGGAATAACTTTAATTGCCGTACTTGTAATGCTTTTGATTTATTGTCCAGAAGTTTTCGCTTTGACTCTTGTTTGCCTTTCCTTGATAACTTTTCTTAGCGTTCTGAGAGATAAGCATGTCGTACCAAAATATGATAAATCTCAGGAATTACTGCGTAAGATGAATGAGAAAATGAACACGTATCTTAAAGGGATAGAAGATATAAAACATAACATGGCAGAAAAGGTATTTCTAACGGCCATAAAAAGTGAAATGGAAAAGTACGGTCAAAATGTATCCGAATACTTTAGAAAAGATTTTTGGATAACTTATATCACCTTATCAATAAACGAGTTAATAAAAATTGGAAGTGTAGGACTTTCTTTGTTCTTCTTTTTAAATGGGAGATATACTTTCGGTACTGCCATCCTTCTTATACAGTTCTCTTCAATAGCGTATGAAAAGGCAAACTATCTCTTCGAAAATATGAAATGGCTTCAGAATTTTCCACCTCATATAAAAAAGGTGGAAACACTTGTAAAATCTCCGAATATAATAATGCCAGAAGTAAAATCGCGCTCTTTCCAAGCCTTGAAAGTAGAAAAAATATGGATTAAGTATGACAATGAATGGGTTATAAGAGATTTCTCTATGAATGTGAAAAGAGGCGAGAAAGTCGTTATCTTAGGGAGAAGTGGTATTGGAAAATCCAGCATTTTAAAGGCTATATCAGGACAATTATTTCCAGAAAAAGGAAGCATCCAATTTTTTCCGGATCGTCCTACGATCGGAATTCTTTCCCAAAACCCCTATCTATTTAACAGAACGATCAAAGAAAATTTGCTTATTGCCAATCCATCTGTGAACGAAAAAGAAATGGTGGAAACGTTGAATTTCTGCGGACTTTCAAAATTTATTCAAACACTTCCAAATGGCTTGAATACTCCTATAGGCCAAGCGGGGAAACTTATATCTGGTGGAGAAAAAGCCAGGCTTGCTTTAGCAAGACTTATGCTTTTGAACCCAGAACTTGTTTTAATAGATGAACCGTTAACTGGTGTAGATGAGAAAAAGAAAGAAGAAGTGTTGAAATACTTTCACAAGTTTTTAAGGCTCAAAACATGCATAATAGTCACACATGATATGAAAATTGCTGAAATAGCCACAAGACAAATCCAGATTAAAGAGGTGTAA